A genomic stretch from Anabrus simplex isolate iqAnaSimp1 chromosome 2, ASM4041472v1, whole genome shotgun sequence includes:
- the LOC136863160 gene encoding uncharacterized protein, which translates to MFSAGGLGGALKGLGSKAEQLLEKKKHEVEEIGVQKKQAAAALLEEQAKKTGDLLWQTKSDLEQAAVGTAKDAKHTAIDAFDEEFSKAEKAVDSTLQTASSTVDTKLKEADQFLDEKRDQVHKVAQDATTKVSQTKEDATGALLGKAKGVLNF; encoded by the exons CTCTGAAGGGTCTGGGCTCAAAGGCAGAGCAACTACTTGAGAAGAAAAAGCATGAAGTAGAGGAGATTGGTGTACAAAAGAAGCAGGCAGCTGCAGCCTTACTTGAAGAGCAGGCAAAGAAAACTGGTGATCTGCTTTGGCAAACAAAATCAGACTTGGAGCAAGCAGCAGTGGGTACTGCTAAGGATGCCAAGCATACTGCCATCGATGCCTTTGATGAAGAGTTTAGCAAG GCAGAGAAAGCAGTTGACAGTACACTACAGACAGCAAGCAGCACTGTGGACACAAAGTTGAAGGAAGCAGACCAGTTTCTAGATGAGAAACGTGACCAGGTGCATAAAGTTGCCCAGGATGCCACTACCAAAGTGTCTCAGACGAAGGAAGATGCCACTGGTGCTCTTCTAGGCAAGGCAAAGGGTGTTCTCAATT